The following proteins are encoded in a genomic region of Natrarchaeobius halalkaliphilus:
- a CDS encoding PrkA family serine protein kinase — protein sequence MNGDIETLETLSTEYKESIPADLRESKSFDWYLSECYEDPMITRNAHQRVADMFDYYGTRYDETEGVVEYQLASEDPLGDGENTFYGRVIHQSIHEFVNKVKSGARRLGPERRIKLLLGPVGSGKSHFDKQVRTYFEDYTLRDEGRMYTFRWTNLCDVIADQDPADDTVRSPMNQDPLVLLPVEQRQRVIEDLNERLEAPYTIQNEQALDPESEFYMDRLLAYYDDDLQAVLENHVEVVRLVADENKRQCLETFEPKDKKNQDETELTGDVNYSKIAIYGESDPRAFDYSGAFCNANRGVFSGEELLKLQREFLYDFLHATQEQTIKPKNNPRIDIDQVIVGRTNMPEYKDKKGDEKMEAFNDRTKRIDFPYVLSYEDESHIYQKMLNNADVPDINVEPHTLEMAGLFGVLTRIEEPDAETVDLLSKVKAYNGEIDEGDDIDVKKLREEAERKAEIGEGMVGISPRFIGDEIAEAIMDSKHRSRGFLSPLTVFNFFEENLEHHGSVPEENFERYYRYLETVREEYKERAIEDVRHALAYDIDEIRRQGEKYMDHVMAYIDDDTIEDELTGREQEPDETFLRSVEEKLDIPEDRKEDFRQEVSNWVSRRAREGEAFSPQDNERLRRALERKLWEDKKHNINFSALVSANEFDDDERSAWIDALIEQGYSESGAKEVLEFAGAEVAKAEMED from the coding sequence ATGAACGGTGACATCGAGACGCTCGAGACGCTCAGTACGGAGTACAAAGAATCGATACCCGCCGACTTGCGAGAATCCAAGTCGTTCGACTGGTACCTCTCGGAGTGCTACGAGGATCCGATGATCACCCGCAACGCCCACCAGCGGGTTGCGGACATGTTCGATTACTACGGAACGCGCTACGACGAGACGGAGGGTGTCGTCGAGTATCAACTCGCCAGCGAGGACCCTCTCGGTGACGGCGAGAACACGTTCTACGGAAGGGTGATTCACCAGTCGATCCACGAGTTCGTCAACAAGGTCAAATCGGGTGCCCGTCGACTCGGCCCCGAGCGCCGAATCAAGCTCCTGCTCGGCCCGGTCGGTTCCGGCAAGTCCCACTTCGACAAGCAGGTTCGCACGTACTTCGAAGACTACACGTTGCGTGATGAAGGTCGGATGTACACCTTCCGATGGACCAACCTCTGTGACGTCATCGCCGATCAGGATCCCGCGGACGATACCGTTCGGTCGCCCATGAACCAGGATCCGCTCGTGCTCCTCCCCGTAGAGCAACGCCAGCGAGTCATCGAGGACTTAAACGAACGGCTCGAGGCACCGTACACGATCCAGAACGAGCAGGCGCTCGATCCCGAAAGCGAGTTCTACATGGATCGACTGCTCGCGTACTACGACGACGACCTCCAGGCGGTCCTCGAGAACCACGTCGAGGTCGTTCGACTCGTCGCCGACGAGAACAAGCGCCAGTGTCTCGAGACGTTCGAGCCGAAAGACAAGAAAAACCAGGACGAGACCGAACTGACCGGCGACGTCAACTACTCGAAGATCGCCATCTACGGCGAGTCCGACCCGCGGGCGTTCGATTACTCCGGAGCGTTCTGTAACGCAAACCGCGGCGTCTTCTCGGGCGAGGAGTTGCTCAAGCTCCAGCGGGAGTTCCTCTATGACTTCCTGCACGCGACCCAGGAACAGACGATCAAGCCGAAGAACAACCCGCGAATCGACATCGACCAGGTGATCGTCGGGCGAACGAACATGCCCGAGTACAAGGACAAGAAAGGCGACGAGAAGATGGAGGCGTTCAACGACCGCACGAAGCGAATCGACTTCCCGTACGTGCTGTCCTACGAGGACGAATCCCACATCTACCAGAAGATGCTGAACAACGCCGACGTGCCGGACATCAACGTCGAGCCACACACCTTGGAGATGGCCGGGCTGTTCGGCGTGCTCACGCGGATCGAAGAGCCGGACGCGGAGACGGTCGATCTGCTATCGAAGGTGAAAGCCTACAACGGCGAGATCGACGAGGGCGACGACATCGACGTCAAAAAGCTCCGCGAAGAGGCCGAGCGGAAAGCCGAGATCGGGGAGGGGATGGTCGGCATCTCGCCTCGCTTCATCGGGGACGAGATCGCCGAAGCGATCATGGACTCGAAACATCGCAGCCGCGGCTTCCTCTCGCCGCTTACGGTGTTCAACTTCTTCGAGGAGAACCTAGAACACCACGGCTCGGTTCCCGAAGAAAACTTCGAGCGGTACTACCGCTACCTCGAGACGGTTCGTGAGGAGTACAAAGAACGCGCCATCGAGGACGTTCGCCACGCGCTGGCGTACGACATCGACGAGATCCGTCGACAGGGCGAGAAGTACATGGATCACGTCATGGCCTACATCGACGACGATACGATCGAGGACGAACTGACCGGCCGTGAACAGGAGCCGGACGAGACGTTCCTTCGGTCCGTCGAGGAGAAGCTCGACATTCCCGAGGATCGCAAAGAGGACTTCCGACAGGAGGTTTCGAACTGGGTCTCCCGTCGTGCCCGCGAGGGCGAGGCGTTTAGCCCCCAGGACAACGAGCGACTCCGCCGCGCTCTGGAGCGCAAGCTCTGGGAGGACAAAAAACACAACATCAACTTCTCCGCGCTGGTGTCGGCCAACGAGTTCGACGACGACGAGCGATCGGCCTGGATCGACGCGTTGATCGAACAGGGCTACTCCGAATCCGGTGCCAAGGAGGTGCTCGAGTTCGCCGGCGCGGAGGTCGCCAAAGCAGAGATGGAAGATTGA
- a CDS encoding PrkA family serine protein kinase — protein sequence MTGNDYVTEADRALEETYEEPMTLAAYVDRIFENPTIASHASKYLLEAIESTGTRTVVEEGEEKERYRFFDDPHNDGEHAILGNTEVLNGFVDDLRSIAAGRAKDEKIVWFEGPTATGKSELKRCLVNGLREYSKTPEGRRYTVEWNVTTAQAEERGLSYGGDPTASDDQHWYESPVQTHPLSVFPDEVRKRILADLNDGLEEHVPIRVETELDPFSREAYDFLEKRYRREGKSDLFSTITDEHHLRVKNYVIDVGQGVGVLHSEDDGRPKERLVGSWMHGMLQELDSRGRKNPQAFSYDGVVSQGNGVLTVVEDAAQHADLLQKLLNVPDEQSVKLDKGIGMDVDTQLLIISNPDLEAQLNQHADRNGMDPLKALKRRLDKHRFGYLTNLSLECELIRRELTNETAVWEGESYDTLAERIREPVSVTITHSPGETRTQEFAPHAIEAAALYAVVTRLDEEDLPNGLDLVDKALIYDQGYLQEGDTRREKDEFEFDDDGHDGEHGIPVTYTRDTLAELLQADRDRHHSELPVEDVVMPRDVLNAMAEGMADAPVFSTGERSEFENRVVAVKNYVFDQQESDVIEAIMHEKRVDEETVAEYVEHVYAWETDEPLYNDRGERIEPDPLKMKLFEIEHLGRFSEDEYQDNLPRESVRNFRREKVITSLNRHAWEHRDEDFAVEDVDLTAIPVIKSVLESHDWDDVSRVFEDFDPRQWDDPPSGTETEAVKERTIETMIDRFDYSGASAELTSRHVMGQVSYRWD from the coding sequence ATGACCGGCAACGACTACGTCACCGAGGCCGACCGCGCACTCGAGGAAACGTACGAGGAGCCGATGACCCTCGCGGCGTACGTCGACCGGATCTTCGAGAACCCGACCATTGCATCCCACGCTTCGAAGTACTTACTCGAGGCGATCGAATCGACGGGAACGCGGACGGTCGTCGAGGAGGGCGAGGAGAAAGAGCGCTACCGCTTTTTCGACGATCCGCACAACGACGGCGAGCACGCGATCCTCGGGAATACGGAGGTCTTGAACGGGTTCGTCGACGACCTCCGCTCGATCGCTGCGGGCCGGGCGAAAGACGAGAAGATCGTCTGGTTCGAAGGACCAACGGCGACGGGAAAGTCGGAGCTCAAACGCTGTCTGGTCAACGGCCTCCGGGAGTACTCCAAAACGCCGGAGGGACGTCGGTACACCGTCGAGTGGAACGTCACGACAGCGCAAGCCGAAGAGCGCGGCCTGAGCTACGGCGGCGATCCGACGGCATCGGACGATCAACACTGGTACGAGAGTCCGGTCCAGACCCATCCCCTGTCGGTCTTTCCGGACGAAGTCCGCAAACGGATCCTCGCAGATCTCAACGACGGTCTCGAAGAGCACGTTCCCATCAGAGTCGAGACGGAACTCGATCCGTTCTCGCGTGAGGCCTACGACTTCCTCGAAAAGCGCTACCGCCGGGAGGGGAAGTCGGACCTCTTCTCGACGATTACGGACGAGCACCATCTCCGCGTGAAAAACTACGTGATCGACGTCGGCCAGGGCGTCGGCGTCCTGCACTCCGAAGACGACGGCCGTCCCAAAGAGCGCCTCGTCGGGTCCTGGATGCACGGCATGCTTCAAGAACTCGACTCTCGGGGCCGAAAGAATCCGCAGGCGTTTTCCTACGACGGCGTCGTTTCGCAGGGAAACGGCGTTCTCACCGTCGTCGAGGACGCAGCCCAGCACGCCGATTTGCTCCAGAAGCTGCTGAACGTTCCCGACGAACAGTCGGTGAAACTCGACAAGGGAATCGGGATGGACGTCGACACGCAGCTGCTGATAATCTCGAACCCGGATCTCGAGGCCCAGCTCAACCAGCACGCCGACCGAAACGGGATGGACCCGCTGAAGGCGCTCAAGCGTCGACTGGACAAACACCGCTTTGGCTACCTGACGAATCTGAGTCTCGAGTGCGAACTCATTCGTCGCGAGCTGACCAACGAGACGGCGGTCTGGGAGGGGGAGAGCTACGATACGCTGGCAGAACGTATCCGTGAACCAGTTTCGGTGACGATCACGCACTCGCCCGGCGAAACGCGGACCCAGGAGTTTGCCCCGCACGCGATCGAGGCGGCCGCGCTGTATGCGGTCGTCACCCGTCTGGACGAAGAGGACCTGCCGAACGGTCTCGATCTGGTCGACAAGGCGCTGATCTACGACCAGGGATACCTTCAGGAGGGGGATACGAGGCGGGAGAAAGACGAGTTCGAGTTCGACGACGACGGCCACGACGGCGAACACGGCATCCCGGTGACGTACACCCGCGACACGTTGGCGGAGTTGCTCCAGGCGGACCGCGACCGCCACCACTCCGAGCTTCCGGTCGAAGACGTCGTCATGCCGCGAGACGTGCTGAACGCGATGGCGGAGGGGATGGCCGACGCACCGGTTTTTTCGACCGGCGAGCGCTCCGAGTTCGAAAACCGCGTGGTTGCCGTCAAGAACTACGTCTTCGACCAACAGGAGTCGGACGTCATCGAAGCGATCATGCACGAAAAACGAGTCGACGAGGAGACGGTCGCTGAGTACGTCGAACACGTCTACGCCTGGGAGACCGACGAGCCACTGTACAACGACCGCGGCGAGCGTATCGAGCCCGATCCGTTGAAGATGAAGCTCTTCGAGATCGAACACCTCGGACGATTCTCCGAGGACGAGTACCAGGACAACCTCCCCAGAGAGAGCGTCAGAAACTTCCGCCGGGAGAAGGTGATCACCTCGTTGAACCGCCACGCATGGGAACACCGCGACGAGGACTTCGCCGTCGAAGACGTCGATCTCACCGCGATTCCGGTGATCAAATCCGTCCTCGAGAGCCACGACTGGGACGACGTCAGTCGCGTCTTCGAGGACTTCGATCCGCGCCAGTGGGACGATCCGCCGAGTGGAACGGAGACGGAAGCCGTCAAGGAACGAACGATCGAGACGATGATCGATCGGTTCGACTACTCCGGGGCGTCGGCCGAACTGACCAGCAGACACGTCATGGGGCAGGTGAGCTACCGATGGGACTGA
- a CDS encoding YeaH/YhbH family protein, protein MGLRDDLERFREVGEQRREDLAEFIQYGELGSSRPGEIKIPVKIVSLPEFEYDQRDKGGVGQGDGDTPDVGQPVGQPRPGDGDEDGEPGEEGGDHEYYEMDPEEFAQELDEELGLDLDPKGKTVVEEKEGPFTDLTRSGPDSTLDFERMFKEGLKRKLAMDFDEEFVREVCKVDGITPRDVFEWARGENLPVSMAWIETTYAEIPDGERGTWSSIEDVERNVDRESVQQKIRREGIKHVPFRREDERYRYPEIIEEKEKNVVVVNIRDVSGSMREKKRELVERTFTPLDWYLTGKYDNAEFIYIAHDADAWEVEREEFFGIRSGGGTKISSAYELASELLEAYPWSDWNRYVFAAGDSENSSNDTEKRVIPMMEEIDANLHAYVETQPSGNAINATHAEELERYFGTDTDDVAVAYVNGESDVTDAIYETLSTEGETDE, encoded by the coding sequence ATGGGACTAAGAGACGATCTAGAGCGGTTCCGTGAAGTGGGAGAACAGCGCCGAGAGGACCTGGCAGAGTTCATCCAGTACGGCGAACTCGGCTCGAGCCGACCGGGAGAGATCAAGATCCCGGTGAAGATCGTCTCCCTTCCGGAGTTCGAGTACGACCAGCGCGACAAAGGCGGCGTCGGCCAGGGGGACGGAGACACGCCCGACGTCGGCCAGCCCGTCGGTCAGCCACGGCCGGGAGACGGCGACGAAGACGGCGAGCCGGGCGAGGAAGGCGGCGACCACGAGTACTACGAGATGGATCCCGAGGAGTTCGCTCAGGAGCTGGACGAGGAACTCGGGCTCGATCTCGATCCGAAGGGAAAGACGGTCGTCGAGGAAAAAGAGGGCCCGTTTACGGACCTCACGCGAAGCGGTCCGGACAGCACGCTCGACTTCGAGCGGATGTTCAAAGAGGGGCTCAAACGCAAGCTCGCGATGGATTTCGACGAGGAGTTCGTTCGCGAAGTCTGTAAGGTCGACGGGATCACCCCCCGCGACGTCTTCGAGTGGGCTCGAGGTGAGAACCTTCCGGTGTCGATGGCCTGGATAGAGACGACCTACGCCGAGATTCCCGACGGCGAGCGGGGAACCTGGTCCTCGATCGAGGACGTCGAACGGAACGTCGACCGCGAGAGCGTCCAACAGAAGATCCGCCGCGAGGGGATCAAGCACGTCCCCTTCCGTCGTGAGGACGAGCGCTACCGCTACCCCGAGATCATCGAGGAAAAAGAGAAGAACGTCGTCGTCGTCAACATCCGCGACGTTTCGGGCTCGATGCGCGAGAAGAAGCGCGAACTCGTCGAGCGTACGTTCACCCCGCTCGATTGGTACCTGACGGGGAAATACGACAACGCGGAGTTCATCTACATCGCCCACGACGCCGACGCCTGGGAGGTCGAACGCGAGGAATTCTTCGGCATCCGGTCCGGCGGCGGCACGAAGATCTCGAGCGCCTACGAACTCGCGTCCGAGTTGCTCGAGGCGTATCCCTGGTCGGACTGGAACCGATACGTCTTCGCGGCGGGCGATTCGGAGAACTCCTCGAACGACACCGAAAAGCGCGTGATTCCGATGATGGAGGAGATCGACGCCAATCTCCACGCCTACGTCGAGACCCAGCCCTCGGGGAACGCGATCAACGCGACGCACGCAGAAGAGCTCGAGCGCTATTTCGGGACCGATACCGACGACGTCGCGGTGGCGTACGTCAACGGCGAATCGGACGTGACCGACGCGATCTACGAGACCCTCAGCACAGAGGGTGAAACCGATGAGTGA
- a CDS encoding SpoVR family protein, producing MSDTTENTPANDTERTDESAGVDGNESGTDHGNVNTNLSPNADRFRKQAIASELREPVTEARNLAEKLGLEPYPVNYWIIDYDEMNELIAYGGFQSRYPHWRWGMQYDRQQKQGQYGGGKAFEIVNNDNPAHAFLQESNALADQKAVITHVEAHSDFFANNEWFGLFTNGRADQTQVNAAAMLERHARAIDEYMSDPEIDRADVEKWIDHCLSLEDNIDQHRVFERRYDVDGPNGEIDDDLAQKVGELDLSEEIKGEVFDEEWLEKLEETDRAATFPEHPQKDVLAFVREHGKQYDEETDRAVEMTEWQRDVLDMMRAEGYYFAAQKMTKVMNEGWAAYWESTMMTDEGFAGDDEFLNYADHMAKVLASGGLNPYSLGMELWEYVENTTNRREVIERILRVEGITWHNFADVVDVDDVLESLEPPDAIDEIASETLESLAEVPSEWVDHDALEAARAGEIDVERYPWKVLRYEGLARRHYSLVKRQHRGFLSRITQNELERIGRYLFDDARYASVDEALADVEFTAGWDRMYDVRESHNDVTFLDEFLTREFITENDYFTYEHSRATGQFHVASDATSDVKKKLLLQFTNFGKPTIAVYDGNYNNANELLLGHQYNGVVLDIGQARETLKRTFELWGRPVNLLTIVKEIDEHDVEVAKRRNREPEAEERGKLIRYDGESVTTEDVPWEDVEHLAAEDVDYDTKPDEWLA from the coding sequence ATGAGTGACACCACCGAGAACACGCCCGCGAACGACACCGAGCGCACGGACGAAAGCGCCGGTGTCGACGGGAACGAAAGCGGTACCGATCACGGAAACGTCAACACGAACCTGAGCCCGAACGCCGACCGATTCCGAAAGCAGGCGATCGCCAGCGAGCTTCGCGAACCGGTCACCGAGGCGCGGAACCTGGCCGAGAAACTAGGTCTCGAGCCGTATCCGGTCAACTACTGGATCATCGATTACGACGAGATGAACGAACTCATCGCCTACGGTGGGTTCCAGTCGCGCTATCCACACTGGCGCTGGGGGATGCAGTACGACCGCCAGCAAAAACAGGGCCAGTACGGCGGTGGGAAGGCCTTCGAGATCGTCAACAACGACAATCCAGCCCACGCCTTCTTGCAAGAGTCGAACGCGCTTGCCGACCAGAAAGCGGTCATCACCCACGTCGAAGCGCATTCGGACTTCTTCGCGAACAACGAGTGGTTCGGTCTCTTCACCAACGGCCGTGCCGACCAGACGCAGGTCAACGCCGCCGCCATGCTCGAACGCCACGCGCGTGCGATCGACGAGTACATGTCCGATCCCGAGATCGACCGTGCTGACGTCGAAAAGTGGATCGATCACTGCCTCTCGCTCGAGGACAACATCGACCAACACCGGGTGTTCGAACGGCGCTACGACGTCGACGGGCCGAACGGAGAGATCGACGACGACCTCGCACAGAAAGTGGGCGAACTCGACCTCTCCGAGGAGATCAAAGGCGAAGTGTTCGACGAGGAGTGGCTCGAGAAACTCGAAGAAACCGATCGAGCGGCGACGTTCCCGGAACACCCCCAGAAGGACGTACTCGCGTTCGTCAGAGAACACGGCAAACAGTACGACGAGGAGACGGATCGGGCCGTCGAGATGACGGAGTGGCAACGCGACGTCCTCGATATGATGCGTGCGGAGGGGTACTACTTCGCCGCACAGAAGATGACCAAGGTGATGAACGAGGGGTGGGCCGCCTACTGGGAATCGACGATGATGACCGACGAGGGATTCGCCGGCGACGACGAGTTTCTCAACTACGCAGATCACATGGCGAAGGTCCTCGCTTCCGGAGGACTCAACCCCTACAGTCTGGGGATGGAGCTCTGGGAGTACGTCGAGAATACGACCAACCGCCGCGAGGTCATCGAGCGGATACTTCGCGTCGAAGGGATCACCTGGCACAACTTCGCCGACGTCGTCGACGTCGACGACGTACTCGAATCCCTCGAACCCCCAGACGCGATCGACGAGATCGCATCCGAGACGCTCGAGTCGCTAGCGGAGGTCCCGTCCGAGTGGGTCGACCACGACGCACTCGAGGCGGCTCGTGCGGGCGAAATCGACGTCGAGCGCTACCCCTGGAAAGTCCTTCGCTACGAGGGACTGGCCCGTCGACACTACTCGCTGGTCAAGCGCCAACACCGCGGGTTCCTATCCAGGATTACACAAAACGAACTCGAGCGGATCGGGCGATACCTCTTCGACGACGCCCGCTACGCATCGGTCGACGAAGCGCTGGCTGACGTCGAGTTCACTGCCGGCTGGGATCGGATGTACGACGTCAGGGAGAGTCACAACGACGTGACGTTTCTGGACGAGTTCCTCACCAGGGAGTTCATCACGGAGAACGACTACTTCACGTACGAACACTCCCGAGCAACCGGCCAGTTCCACGTCGCGAGCGACGCTACGTCGGACGTCAAAAAGAAGCTGTTGTTGCAGTTCACCAACTTCGGGAAGCCGACCATCGCGGTCTATGACGGCAACTACAACAACGCCAACGAACTCCTGCTCGGTCACCAGTACAACGGCGTCGTCTTGGACATCGGACAGGCTCGAGAAACGCTGAAACGCACCTTCGAACTGTGGGGACGCCCGGTGAATTTGCTGACGATCGTCAAAGAGATCGACGAACACGATGTCGAGGTAGCAAAGCGTCGTAACCGAGAACCCGAAGCCGAAGAACGAGGGAAACTGATCCGCTACGACGGGGAGTCGGTTACGACCGAGGACGTCCCGTGGGAAGACGTCGAGCATCTCGCAGCCGAGGACGTCGATTACGATACGAAACCCGACGAATGGCTCGCGTGA